From Ammospiza caudacuta isolate bAmmCau1 chromosome 31, bAmmCau1.pri, whole genome shotgun sequence, one genomic window encodes:
- the LOC131569861 gene encoding cell surface glycoprotein 1-like, whose translation MAAMLKLWAALLLAGLAGSLATARPVEEPSSEGLGLLGELSKLLDPHVEPHELLDPSEEPLELLDPEEEPEEKPQELLGLLDPEEEPEEKPQELLGLLDPEEEPEEKPQELLGLLDPEEEPEEKPQELLDPEEEPEEKPQELLGLLDPEEEPEEVEELEVIPLGPKEPEESPEESEDPEESPEESEDPEESPEESEEPEESPEESEEPEASPEESEDPEESPEESEDPEESPEESEDPEESPEESEDREESPEESEDREESPEESEEPEASPEESEDPEESPEESEEPEESPEESEDPEASPEESEDREESPEESEEPEESPEESEDREESPEESKEPEASPEESEDPEESSEESEESEESSEESEDPEESPEESGDSEESPEESEDPEESPEESEDPEESPEESEDPEVGSESEDVSVDALVELATKLAGEK comes from the exons ATGGCCGCGATGCTGAAGCTCTGGGCAGCGCTGCTGCTGGCCGGGCTCGCCGGCAGCCTGGCCACTGCCC GCCCCGTGGAGGAACCGAGTTCAGAAGGGCTTGGGCTCCTGGGGGAGCTCAGCAAGCTGCTGGACCCCCATGTGGAACCCCATGAGCTGCTGGACCCCAGTGAGGaacccctggagctgctggaccCCGAGGAGGAACCCGAGGAGAaaccacaggagctgctgggactgCTGGACCCCGAGGAGGAACCCGAGGAGaaaccccaggagctgctggggctgctggatcCCGAGGAGGAACCCGAGGAGAaaccacaggagctgctgggactgCTGGACCCCGAGGAGGAACCCGAGGAGaaaccccaggagctgctggatccCGAAGAAGAACCCGAGGAGaaaccccaggagctgctgggactgCTGGACCCCGAGGAGGAACCTGAGGAGGTGGAGGAGCTTGAGGTGATCCCTCTAGGGCCTAAGGAACCTGAGGAGAGCCCTGAGGAATCCGAGGATCCTGAGGAGAGCCCGGAAGAGTCTGAGGATCCTGAAGAGAGTCCTGAAGAGTCTGAGGAACCTGAGGAGAGCCCGGAGGAGTCTGAGGAACCCGAAGCGAGTCCTGAAGAATCTGAGGATCCTGAAGAGAGTCCTGAAGAATCTGAGGATCCTGAAGAGAGTCCTGAAGAGTCTGAGGATCCTGAAGAGAGTCCTGAAGAGTCTGAGGATCGCGAGGAGAGCCCGGAGGAGTCTGAGGATCGCGAAGAGAGCCCCGAAGAATCTGAGGAACCTGAAGCGAGTCCTGAAGAGTCAGAAGATCCCGAAGAGAGCCCGGAGGAATCTGAGGAACCTGAGGAGAGTCCTGAAGAGTCTGAGGATCCCGAAGCAAGCCCGGAGGAGTCTGAGGATCGCGAAGAGAGCCCCGAGGAATCCGAGGAACCCGAAGAGAGCCCCGAAGAATCCGAGGATCGCGAAGAGAGCCCCGAAGAATCCAAGGAACCCGAAGCGAGTCCTGAAGAATCCGAGGATCCTGAAGAGAGCTCTGAGGAATCCGAGGAATCCGAAGAGAGCTCTGAAGAGTCGGAAGATCCCGAAGAGAGCCCGGAGGAATCTGGGGATTCTGAAGAGAGCCCGGAGGAATCAGAGGATCCTgaggagagcccagaggagTCTGAAGATCCTgaggagagcccagaggagTCTGAGGATCCTGAAGTGGGCTCTGAGTCGGAGGACGTCAGCGTGGATGCCCTGGTGGAACTGGCAACCAAACTGGCAG gtgaGAAATGA